A region from the Benincasa hispida cultivar B227 chromosome 12, ASM972705v1, whole genome shotgun sequence genome encodes:
- the LOC120092936 gene encoding DExH-box ATP-dependent RNA helicase DExH18, mitochondrial — protein sequence MVRGPATTLLRISSSRKCASRFRIFTGNRLIQSGGQYVDHKILQSNPVRPFSSIENQVRFRMLSQSSMFGVFSSFNVRRITFVQEHKEDNEKGDSVSSSNVVEVGGCDADVGKNVCFENDTCDLMMVPGGDECIGDGIHGSIVDDSKNGDNDLRSLKLRSYENIRSCDPVELYRELRSVEMDGAKVERSEWLTLQEIFSYFITSGWASNQALGIYIGMSFFPTAVHKFRSFFFKKCSTDVVKYLVFLGPSDDAVKFLFPIFVEYCLEEFPDEIRRFQSMVASADLTKPHTWFPFARAMKRKIIYHCGPTNSGKTYNALQRFMEAKKGIYCSPLRLLAMEVFDKVNAHGVYCSLFTGQEKKHVPFSNHSACTVEMLSTEELYEVAVVDEIQMMSDPYRGYAWTRAFLGLKADEIHLCGDPSVLNVVRKICSETGDELHERRYERFKPLVVEAKTLLGDLKNVRSGDCIVAFSRREIFEVKLAIEKLTKHRCCVIYGALPPETRRHQANLFNDQDNEFDVLVASDAVGMGLNLNIRRVVFYNLAKYNGDKMVPVPASQVKQIAGRAGRRGSCYPDGLTTTLNFDDLGYLIECLKQPFDDVKKIGLFPFFEQLELFAGQVSNVTFCQILEKFSENCRLDGSYFLCRHDHIKKVANMLEKVQGLSLEDRFNFCFAPVNVRDPKAMYHLLRFASLYSQNIPVNTAMGMPKGSARNDTELLDLETKHQVLSMYLWLSQHFKEENFPHVKKVEAMAKDIADLLGQSLTKANWKPESRQAGKPKPQDKEGHEKPRSPVRVYEKQAI from the coding sequence ATGGTCAGAGGCCCTGCAACTACTCTTTTAAGGATTTCCTCTTCAAGAAAATGTGCCTCCCGGTTTAGGATTTTTACAGGGAACCGATTGATACAGTCTGGTGGACAATATGTTGATCATAAAATTCTCCAAAGTAATCCAGTGCGTCCTTTCTCAAGCATTGAGAACCAAGTCCGGTTTAGAATGCTTTCTCAGAGCTCAATGTTTGGAGTTTTTAGTAGTTTCAATGTGAGACGAATCACATTTGTTCAGGAGCACAAGGAAGATAATGAAAAGGGTGATAGTGTAAGCAGTTCAAATGTGGTAGAAGTTGGGGGGTGCGATGCAGATGTTGGAAAAAATGTTTGCTTTGAGAACGATACTTGTGATTTGATGATGGTTCCTGGTGGGGATGAATGCATTGGGGACGGCATTCATGGTTCCATTGTGGATGATTCGAAAAATGGTGATAATGACCTAAGGTCATTGAAACTGAGGAGCTATGAGAACATCAGATCATGTGATCCTGTTGAACTATATCGTGAGCTTCGTAGTGTTGAAATGGATGGTGCAAAGGTAGAACGTTCTGAATGGTTAACCCTTCAAGAGATATTTAGCTACTTTATTACATCTGGTTGGGCTAGCAATCAGGCTCTTGGTATTTACATTGGCATGTCATTTTTTCCGACGGCTGTACATAAGTTCCGAAgctttttctttaagaaatgtTCTACTGACGTCGTCAAATATTTGGTGTTCCTTGGTCCTTCGGATGATGCAGTCAAATTCCTTTTTCCAATATTTGTTGAATATTGTTTAGAAGAGTTTCCAGATGAGATTAGGCGGTTTCAAAGTATGGTTGCTTCTGCTGATCTTACTAAGCCACACACCTGGTTTCCATTTGCACGAGCAATGAAGCGTAAAATTATATATCATTGTGGTCCAACTAATAGCGGTAAAACTTACAATGCTTTGCAAAGGTTTATGGAAGCAAAGAAAGGGATTTATTGCAGTCCTCTTAGGTTATTGGCCATGGAAGTATTTGATAAGGTGAATGCTCATGGTGTTTATTGCAGCCTTTTCACTGGTCAAGAAAAGAAGCATGTACCATTTTCTAATCATAGCGCCTGTACTGTTGAAATGTTGTCAACAGAAGAGTTGTATGAGGTTGCTGTCGTTGATGAGATTCAAATGATGTCAGATCCTTATAGAGGATATGCCTGGACAAGGGCCTTTCTTGGATTGAAAGCTGATGAGATCCACTTATGCGGTGATCCTagtgttctaaatgttgttCGAAAGATCTGTTCTGAAACTGGGGATGAGTTGCATGAACGACGCTATGAGAGATTTAAGCCATTGGTTGTTGAAGCTAAAACACTTTTAGGTGATCTTAAAAATGTTAGATCTGGTGATTGTATTGTTGCCTTTTCAAGAAGGGAGATATTTGAGGTTAAGTTGGCTATTGAGAAACTCACCAAACATCGATGCTGTGTTATTTATGGAGCTCTACCACCGGAGACTCGTAGACATCAAGCAAATTTGTTTAACGATCAAGATAATGAATTTGATGTGCTTGTCGCTAGTGATGCGGTGGGAATGGGTCTAAATCTTAATATTAGGAGAGTCGTGTTTTACAACCTTGCAAAGTACAATGGGGACAAGATGGTGCCTGTTCCTGCTTCACAAGTTAAACAGATTGCTGGAAGAGCAGGGCGCAGAGGAAGTTGCTATCCAGATGGGCTTACGACCACATTAAATTTTGATGATCTTGGTTACTTGATTGAATGTTTGAAACAACCATTCGATGATGTTAAGAAAATCGGtctctttcctttctttgaACAACTTGAGCTATTTGCAGGGCAAGTCTCTAATGTTACATTCTGccaaatattagaaaaatttagtgaaaattGTCGCCTAGATGGTTCTTACTTTTTGTGTCGGCATGACCATATAAAGAAAGTTGCAAACATGTTAGAGAAGGTCCAAGGATTATCTCTAGAAGATCGTTTTAACTTTTGTTTTGCCCCTGTTAATGTTAGAGATCCCAAGGCAATGTACCATCTTTTGAGGTTTGCTTCATTGTATAGTCAAAATATTCCTGTGAACACTGCAATGGGCATGCCAAAGGGTTCTGCTCGAAATGATACGGAGCTACTGGATCTTGAAACGAAGCATCAAGTATTGTCGATGTATCTTTGGCTGTCACAGCACTTCAAGGAAGAAAATTTTCCTCATGTCAAGAAGGTCGAGGCGATGGCAAAGGATATTGCTGACTTATTAGGTCAATCTTTGACGAAAGCTAATTGGAAACCAGAATCAAGGCAAGCTGGGAAACCTAAGCCTCAGGACAAAGAAGGCCATGAGAAGCCAAGGTCTCCCGTGAGAGTGTATGAGAAACAAGCTATTTAA
- the LOC120092614 gene encoding origin of replication complex subunit 5: MSKEEGLSANRRTTRSSSAAVLRDSGEIKKKCDPHIPTFNDLVFGEDTISKEDLLSSFPGRHTQILELLNLLGPLNSPMLPLFVYGGTSTGKTSVTLQIFRHLNRPFVYSSFRTCYSLRTLFESILNQLLLHQKDADNGYLSAKRCEKPSDFVNFLREALVKVVKTLQGNPGKLGTKKWTGQGHGHMIYLIFDHLELVRDWDKSSSILPFLFNLHEVLNMNEVGFLFISNTSPDTYYSNMGYLEPIPVYFSEYTEDDLRKIFMRNQINQEMYSSFLSVVLGPFYRITRQVNELSIAFSSLYKTYCEASDDLNNVPNESSKRTRFSHFQPHIAPALNQIFKISSLPSEFNNSKEAKRKGGSKKFGGCDPSEHLDFHMSTSAKYLLLSAFLASKNPATLDASLFDSTGGSSSRKRKKRPSEKSIEQKEISEQELLMKGPGTFPLERLLAIFQCITSVADISLEDEQGNVAMESQNEDSELMSDVLLQLSSLCNANFVVKGGSCPLEGSTRYRSTVSEDMALKVARSIKFPLSNYMYRR, translated from the exons ATGTCTAAAGAAGAAGGCCTCAGTGCTAACAGAAGGACAACCCGGTCCTCTTCAGCAGCTGTTCTAAGGGATTCTGGTGAAATAAAGAAGAAATGTGATCCACATATTCCAACTTTTAACGATCTTGTTTTTGGAGAAGATACCATTAGTAAGGAAGATCTTCTGTCTAGTTTTCCTGGACGTCATACTCAAATTCTTGAACTCCTTAACCTTTTAGGTCCCCTGAATTCTCCCATGCTTCCCCTCTTTGTCTATGGTGGCACATCAACGGGAAAAACCAGTGTCACTCTACAAATATTTCGTCATCTCAACCGTCCTTTTGTCTACTCAAGCTTTCGTACTTGTTATAGTTTGCGAACTCTATTTGAGTCTATCTTGAATCAGTTATTACTTCATCAAAAAGATGCAGACAATGGATATTTGAGTGCAAAACGCTGTGAAAAACCATCAGATTTTGTAAACTTTCTTCGTGAAGCCTTAGTTAAAGTTGTAAAAACTCTCCAGGGGAATCCAGGAAAGTTAGGCACCAAGAAGTGGACAGGACAAGGGCATGGACATATGATCTACCTGATTTTTGATCACTTGGAACTTGTTAGAGACTGGGACAAGAGTTCAAGCATATTGCCTTTTCTGTTTAATCTCCATGAAGTTTTaaacatgaatgaggttggatTTCTCTTCATCAGTAATACTTCTCCTGACACATACTATTCAAATATGGGTTACTTGGAGCCCATCCCTGTTTATTTCTCTGAGTACACAGAAGATGATCTTCGTAAAATTTTTATGAGGAATCAAATCAATCAAGAGATGTATTCTTCCTTTCTGAG TGTTGTATTGGGGCCATTCTATAGAATTACTCGACAAGTGAACGAGCTATCCATAgcattttcatcattgtatAAAACATACTGTGAAGCTTCAGATGATCTGAACAATGTTCCCAACGAGTCCAGCAAGAGGACACGTTTCAGTCATTTTCAGCCACATATTGCCCCTGCTTTGAATCagatatttaaaatttcatctCTGCCTTCTGAGTTTAATAATTCGAAGGAAGCAAAGAGAAAAGGTGGTAGTAAGAAGTTTGGTGGGTGCGACCCTTCTGAGCACTTGGATTTTCACATGTCTACTTCTGCAAAATATCTTCTTCTTTCAGCCTTTCTTGCTTCAAAAAATCCAGCTACACTTGATGCATCACTGTTTGATTCAACTGGGGGCTCTAGTAGtcgaaaaaggaagaagag GCCATCTGAAAAATCAATCGAGCAGAAGGAAATCTCAGAACAGGAGTTGCTCATGAAAGGACCTGGAACTTTTCCATTGGAGAGATTGCTTGCAATATTTCAGTGCATTACGTCTGTGGCAGATATCTCACTTGAAGATGAGCAAGGAAATGTTGCAATGGAAAGTCAAAATGAGGATAGCGAACTCATGTCTGATGTTCTCCTGCAACTTTCCAGCCTCTGCAATGCAAATTTTGTGGTCAAAGGAGGAAGTTGCCCACTAGAAGGTTCAACTCGATATCGCTCTACAGTGTCTGAAGATATGGCTTTGAag GTGGCAAGGAGTATTAAGTTCCCCCTGTCCAACTACATGTACAGAAGATAA